The Haloarchaeobius amylolyticus genome window below encodes:
- a CDS encoding Hsp20/alpha crystallin family protein → MSALRDALRELPDAVFADFLESDEAYLLVIDLPGVTADTLDVSVKSGRLTIEARREKDVPPEFRYDREDRSMFLDAELPLPPDATPEGAEATVERGVLRLTLPKRGAAEETTIEITDAE, encoded by the coding sequence ATGTCAGCGCTGCGTGACGCGTTACGGGAGCTTCCGGACGCGGTGTTCGCCGACTTCCTCGAATCCGACGAGGCGTATCTGCTGGTCATCGACCTGCCGGGCGTCACCGCCGACACGCTCGACGTCTCCGTGAAGAGCGGCCGCCTCACCATCGAGGCACGCCGGGAGAAGGACGTCCCGCCGGAGTTCCGCTACGACCGGGAGGACCGGTCGATGTTCCTCGACGCCGAACTCCCCCTGCCGCCGGACGCCACCCCCGAGGGGGCCGAGGCGACCGTCGAACGCGGCGTCCTCCGGCTCACACTCCCCAAACGCGGGGCCGCCGAGGAGACCACCATCGAGATAACGGACGCCGAGTAA
- a CDS encoding GIDE domain-containing protein translates to MVLGLSTFGLLASLAGFALVGYGGLAARDAYRIHANDPKSAYEARNSGPFEIEGTAKPHEEYVRSPFTDTQCLACRWKVEEYRTSGKNSHWATVDEGTWWRPFRVEDDTGQVLVDPQGARFSLEESSRIEVDGGTMPPEQVQQFIDANEAVDSENTSVDLKLFRLKTGNDRRYVEERLDVGETVHVLGHSRPDPDREFGSRLYAIVGAPQRLDSGPLGNLLARLLEPPFLVSDTTERGAVRRLAFRAVVPLAIGVACLGFALVLL, encoded by the coding sequence ATGGTCCTCGGTCTCTCCACGTTCGGTCTCCTCGCATCCCTCGCCGGGTTCGCCCTCGTCGGGTACGGCGGGCTCGCGGCCCGCGACGCCTACCGCATCCACGCCAACGACCCGAAATCGGCCTACGAGGCGCGCAACAGCGGCCCCTTCGAGATAGAGGGGACGGCGAAACCGCACGAGGAGTACGTCCGGTCGCCGTTCACCGACACGCAGTGTCTGGCCTGTCGCTGGAAGGTCGAGGAGTACCGCACCAGCGGGAAGAACAGCCACTGGGCGACCGTCGACGAGGGGACCTGGTGGCGACCGTTCCGGGTCGAGGACGACACCGGGCAGGTGCTCGTCGACCCGCAGGGCGCCCGGTTCTCGCTCGAGGAATCGAGTCGTATCGAGGTGGACGGCGGGACGATGCCGCCCGAGCAGGTCCAGCAATTCATCGACGCCAACGAGGCGGTCGACTCCGAGAACACGTCGGTCGACCTCAAGTTGTTCAGGCTCAAGACGGGCAACGACCGGCGCTACGTCGAGGAACGGCTCGACGTCGGCGAGACGGTCCACGTCCTCGGGCACAGCCGACCCGACCCTGACCGCGAGTTCGGGTCGCGGCTGTACGCCATCGTCGGCGCCCCGCAGCGACTCGACAGCGGGCCGCTGGGGAACCTGCTCGCGCGACTGCTGGAGCCGCCGTTCCTCGTCTCCGACACCACCGAGCGCGGGGCGGTCCGCCGACTGGCGTTCCGCGCCGTGGTCCCGCTCGCCATCGGGGTCGCCTGCCTCGGCTTCGCGCTCGTCCTGTTGTGA
- a CDS encoding molybdopterin molybdotransferase MoeA — protein sequence MDEDRKESGFKERTRVDDAREALADRVTQLDRTETVAVPEADARVLAEPVESDRNVPDYSRAAMDGFAVQASDTFGASDRSPEVLRVVEDDPMPGEAVRVHTGSALPDGADAVVMIEHTDRFGDEVEVFDALAEGENVAPVGEDVREGQHLYDPGHRLRPSDLGLLRSVGIESVSVFEPPSVGVIPTGEELVEADPGPGEVIETNSLTVSRLVDRWGGDATRYDVVTDDPDDLETAIAAACEEHDVVATTGGSSVGERDLVPEVVDELGEVFVHGVALKPGHPVALGIVEDTPVVMLPGYPVACIVNAVQFLRHAVKWTGELPVEEPPTNPAMLDRKIPSEPGVRTYARVRFDSKDGQRVAVPVRAGGSGVLSSVALADGWVEIREGIEGLPEGDLIAVQNWEWSA from the coding sequence ATGGACGAGGACAGGAAGGAATCCGGGTTCAAGGAGCGGACGCGGGTCGACGACGCGCGGGAGGCGCTGGCCGACCGGGTGACGCAACTCGACCGGACGGAGACGGTCGCGGTGCCCGAGGCCGACGCGCGGGTGCTGGCCGAGCCGGTGGAGTCCGACCGGAACGTGCCCGACTACTCGCGGGCGGCGATGGACGGCTTCGCGGTCCAGGCGAGCGACACCTTCGGGGCGAGCGACCGCTCCCCGGAGGTGCTGCGCGTGGTCGAGGACGACCCGATGCCGGGCGAGGCGGTCCGGGTCCACACCGGGAGCGCGCTCCCGGACGGGGCCGACGCCGTCGTCATGATCGAGCACACGGACCGGTTCGGCGACGAGGTCGAGGTGTTCGACGCACTGGCCGAGGGTGAGAACGTCGCGCCCGTGGGCGAGGACGTCCGCGAGGGCCAGCACCTCTACGACCCCGGCCACCGGCTCCGGCCGTCGGACCTGGGCCTGCTCCGGTCGGTCGGCATCGAGTCGGTGTCCGTGTTCGAGCCCCCGAGCGTGGGCGTCATCCCGACGGGCGAGGAACTCGTCGAGGCGGACCCCGGCCCGGGCGAGGTCATCGAGACGAACTCGCTGACCGTCTCGCGGCTCGTGGACCGATGGGGCGGCGACGCGACCCGGTACGACGTGGTCACCGACGACCCGGACGACCTCGAGACGGCCATCGCTGCTGCCTGCGAGGAGCACGACGTGGTCGCGACGACCGGCGGCTCCTCGGTCGGCGAGCGCGACCTCGTCCCCGAGGTCGTCGACGAACTGGGCGAGGTGTTCGTCCACGGGGTCGCCCTGAAACCGGGACACCCGGTCGCCCTCGGCATCGTCGAGGACACGCCCGTCGTGATGCTGCCGGGCTACCCCGTCGCCTGCATCGTGAACGCGGTGCAGTTCCTCCGGCACGCCGTGAAGTGGACCGGCGAGCTCCCCGTCGAGGAACCCCCGACGAACCCGGCCATGCTCGACCGGAAGATACCGAGCGAACCCGGCGTGCGGACCTACGCCCGGGTTCGGTTCGACTCGAAGGACGGCCAGCGCGTGGCGGTCCCGGTACGAGCCGGCGGCTCGGGCGTGCTCTCCTCTGTCGCACTGGCCGACGGCTGGGTCGAGATACGCGAGGGCATCGAGGGACTGCCCGAAGGTGACCTCATCGCGGTCCAGAACTGGGAGTGGTCCGCATGA